The sequence GAAATAACCTGTGAAAGATAACCATACCCTTGACATCAGAAAGCTATCTTTTAcagttttttatacattttttcctGTCATACAACTATTATGTGGTTATATTTCTTTAATGGCATCCTGATGAGAAATGTCAGGAAGGGAAAGATTTATTGACTAACTTTGAATAACTATACAAAACGTTGCATATGACACATCTCATACCAATAAAACttatttatttgaaaacaaaTGACCCATTAGAATACTCAAGTTTATATGGGTCACTTTGAATATATGGCGGAGTAGTTCAAGAatgaaattattttgaaaaaagaagaaaacttcatcaacaatatttaaaaaacattgaaattttgtaaTACCAGCAAAATCAAGTTGTGCAATTAAaaatatacactcttgtgtgtgaaAGGGGATTGCTATTAACTGAAATTCATAAAATTTATACTTAAAAATGTGGTAAGAATGATATATAATTCACACAGCCAGATCAGTAGATACACCTGtataaaatatgatttattaaaacaattggTAAAAGTTTTTATTACAAAAGTTAGGATGGTAtgtaaaacataacaaaaatctGATGGCTTAATTTTGTTTTCATAGAGCAGTAAGCATCATTCACTGATACAGATTATGGGGCTCATATAGAGCTAGACAAACATCTAAACAAGAAATGCAAAATTTTGTACTGTGCAGACTGAGACATATCTGCCTGTTGAACCTTTCTACATGTAGAGATGCAGAACGGGGAGGAGAAGGGCAGGCTAGCATAACTCGAGTACAGTAGGGGCTATGCCGGCACACCTTACATATTATGTAGAGATGGAAGCAAAAGTCATGGaaatttgattttattattattagacatGCAGTGCAagcatgaattattattattattattaatttatatttatagggcgccaccaggtgtccgtagcgccgtacagggacaaaaacgaaattacaatatgaggagagacagcacagtacagtaaacaataagcacagtaactccgtgagctcaaagcacagctaggggcgggggaggggagagggaaaggtccgagagggagggcacggatgacagggagacccccagaggggagaggagggagcgagaggggacggggggaagaggaggagggcaaggtagctggagagcagagttaaaagtggtgaagacaggaggagaggtgaccctgctcaaaggagtgtacaatctaaggggtggggtagacagacagagagacacgggggagagagggagagaaggaggaacggaggataaggataagggaaggggaatgaaggggaaggggcagaagaaaaggtaggaaattaagtgggagactggaaggcttaaagaaaaaggtgggtttttaaagcccgtttgaaactggacagatatggggaagttctgatggagggagggagcttgttccagtggagggggcagcgcgggcgaagtcttggatacgcgcatgggaggaggtgatcatgggggaagagaggcgacggtcattagcagatcggagagggcgggatggagcatgaataaagaggtgggtggagatgtagggtgcagtggagttggcgagggccttgtatgtaagagtgaggagcttgaagaggattccgtaggggaaggggagccagtgaagggattggtagagggggggagacagacgaggagcggcgagaaaggaagataagcctagcggctgcgttaagcaCAGATTGAAGGGGAGCAAGATTAGATTGgcggaggccagtgaggaggaggttgcagtagtccaagtgggagataatcagagagtgaataagacatttggtggcatcttgggagaggaagggccggatgtgagCGATGTTACGaaactggaagcggcaggatttagcaagagagagaatgtagGGGCCACATAAAATGAGAACACTACACTGAATACACTGAAGACGCGGAATAAACCTAGAACAGTACACTGAAAATCTTTATTCAAAATCTACTGTTTAGTGCAACTCTGTACACTTTTTTGGGATTAGGAAACCTATTTTATCAATATTCTTTTCAAGCCACTTATCTCAAAAGGAGCTTTTGCTTTACCATTAAATTTGCAGTTCTATCTTTGTAATCAAAGAAAGGTTATAAGAAATATTGAAGCACCAGCATAGACTAAACGTGACTTTATTCCaaacaaataaacatacaaatgaTACTTATATCCAATATTTATTGAATGGATGTTCTTTGTGAATTCTCAGTAATGTAGTTCAAACATATTGAAGAAAGAAACAACAAAAAAGAATAATAGTGCAACTCTGTATGTAATCAAATAACTTCAAATCAAACAAATTCCAAATTGActaaatttctttttttaaaaaaacaatatttaactggcttttttttagtaaatttgAGGAAAGCTTGTGGGGTacaacagaaagaagaaagaacaaAGGGGAGTGTaatcctggggctagatttactatcaggcatgtttgtaaacccgccgactttcggcggatttggcggcggtttagccatcgccggatttactaaggctaaacccgccatccaaacggccaaaaatgatgtttccaaacccgcctctgtatacatcgccatgacggtttcaacaatgttcaacatacaaacagccggatttactattagggggtttataaagccgccggaaaaccgccattcaatagaccaaaatgaaagcgctgcttgtgagcggcgagattgctcaaacagtgtgctgtttcagatatttgggcaatcagaacagaaggaaaagggccatttcatgtacaaagttttttactttgggattgtatatgttgaaaggccagtgtcttgtaattgcagtgttgttttggtttctttttctcttgtgtcttcccaccatgcaatttatttactgatttagtagaggtgtgttatagcgtacctttgtactttggtaaactaggttcaggatactagaataatcgggttgtgtggctatgtatgcacctgaaaaggggtctgaaattatcctggctggctgtttgatacataatctagcaatacatcaacttaccccaccgattattgcagtagacagtgaagaagaaggggtctgtgtcacatggtgatgtgcagagcacagagggcggaagggagattagagaccgtctaattgcaaactactttacgtgtaagtacatagtatgaaaaacattttttcctcaaaaatgtgttttatgtgagtgcaattttagtattttattgtaaaatttttgtacattggaacctttaaaaacaggatagtgtgtactcctcatgtggtaaatatgaacatccctggaatgtgacagtcagaggtcaatgtttacgtgaaattagtgcatagttgttaaaaaatcagtatactcttgtttaatgtgcagaaaagaaagactgacacaatagaaatttaactgcatttattgcagaacacaataaataaaaacgtataatggttatagaaacttgacaaaacattaataaataacaaacattgtgctagcgatgcctttttgctggcatatcgctatgcttggtggcactctctcccctccctcgcccacccctggtgcgagcacctctccttggaggagtactctgtagagatgtggcaggcgtactagcggcactggtggaggccgatgaaaaaggggccggcaagcgggcaatcagttcctgctggagttggcctgccagccggataacattggcattcccctcgcgaatggaggaatgcatggcgtccacagacccagacatttgggccagctgcacatttgtctgctccaaagcgcttgccagccggtttattgcagcagggatttggctcgtggagcggtgtattcgcctcaactgggccgcaatttgtgacatgtgcccagtttgcctgtccatgaacaatgtctgttgctgctggaatgcgccaatagacagcgccatttctctggctgggtccatagtttcaggtgcaggttggtggtgtgatggttcagcagggccaggtgaaacttcctggaggccagacacaggggcatccactgttaccagggtgatggtcgtttgatcctctggctcagggg is a genomic window of Mixophyes fleayi isolate aMixFle1 chromosome 2, aMixFle1.hap1, whole genome shotgun sequence containing:
- the LOC142139852 gene encoding uncharacterized protein LOC142139852 — encoded protein: MEIHCMLFLIHPDSPGPQFSPSARPTPPPSARDSGTDEQAGPSSYQPPQAESLEMSPEPEDQTTITLVTVDAPVSGLQEVSPGPAEPSHHQPAPETMDPAREMALSIGAFQQQQTLFMDRQTGHMSQIAAQLRRIHRSTSQIPAAINRLASALEQTNVQLAQMSGSVDAMHSSIREGNANVIRLAGQLQQELIARLPAPFSSASTSAASTPATSLQSTPPRRGARTRDARCQRHVSS